One window of Acidobacteriaceae bacterium genomic DNA carries:
- the cpaB gene encoding Flp pilus assembly protein CpaB: MDIRRVSLALLIALVLSAGATYLLYSHLRSERAKSPLTIRVVAAVDQLPAGTPLTPENLRVVDWPASMPLTGAFSRPEQVLGRSLIYPVSANEPVVESELAAPGSGLGLSVKIPEGMRAISIRSNDVVGVAGFLYPGSHVDVLLTYRPDNASAPLTQTILQNVEVLTAGQTLEPDPKGRPATVNVVTLLLSPRDAQKLVLATQQGSVQFVLRNGADQNRPEPKPVLASQLVADVTPVAPRPHVAAAPKPQPRPAEFYSVETIAGDKHTVAKF; the protein is encoded by the coding sequence ATGGATATTCGTCGAGTCTCCCTCGCGCTCCTCATCGCTCTCGTGCTCTCGGCAGGCGCGACGTATCTTCTCTATTCACATCTCCGCAGCGAACGAGCGAAGTCGCCGTTGACAATTCGTGTCGTCGCTGCCGTGGATCAGCTCCCGGCCGGAACGCCACTCACTCCCGAAAACCTCAGGGTTGTCGACTGGCCCGCTTCCATGCCCCTCACCGGCGCATTCTCTCGGCCCGAGCAGGTTCTCGGTCGTTCACTGATTTATCCCGTCAGCGCAAATGAACCCGTGGTCGAAAGTGAGTTGGCCGCACCCGGATCCGGCCTCGGTCTGTCGGTAAAGATCCCGGAAGGCATGCGCGCCATCTCGATCCGGTCCAATGACGTGGTCGGTGTGGCTGGGTTCCTCTACCCCGGCAGTCACGTGGATGTCCTCCTCACCTATCGTCCTGACAACGCATCTGCGCCGCTCACACAAACAATTCTTCAAAACGTTGAAGTGCTCACTGCCGGACAGACGCTCGAACCTGACCCGAAAGGCAGACCCGCAACCGTCAACGTGGTCACGCTGCTTCTCAGTCCGCGCGACGCACAGAAACTTGTACTCGCAACTCAGCAAGGCTCAGTCCAATTCGTTCTGAGAAACGGCGCGGATCAGAACAGGCCCGAGCCGAAGCCCGTTCTGGCCTCACAGTTGGTCGCGGACGTCACGCCTGTTGCACCCAGACCGCACGTGGCCGCGGCTCCAAAACCCCAACCCCGACCTGCTGAGTTTTATAGTGTCGAAACCATTGCAGGGGATAAACACACCGTCGCGAAGTTCTAG
- a CDS encoding CpaF family protein: MGSMNEVLPSFSRIPPIRGNESPRSGVTGRVYQEIKSALHRDMLAKIDLEKLRNLQDLRARQQILAVIQDLMTQLDTPLSMVEKDRLCREVLDEVFGLGPLEPLLQDPTINDILVNTHNAVYVERSGVLEKTGVTFKDQVHLMHIIDKIVSAVGRRVDESSPMVDARLADGSRVNVIIPPLAVDGPILSIRRFGTTPLESSDLLRNVTITPEMLQLLQGAIKARLNIVISGGTGAGKTTLLNVLSSFIPDTERIVTIEDSAELQLRQHHVVRLECRPANLEGRGGVRQRELVVNSLRMRPDRIIVGEVRGEEALDMLQAMNTGHDGSLTTIHANSPRDAIARMETMAMMANLNLPEKAIRQQIASAVAIIIQISRMSDGTRRITHFSEITGMSQDVVSLQDIFRFEKRGLGPNNKVIGRFQATGIVPKFLEKLQASGIGVPMDIYNHVVDV, from the coding sequence ATGGGCTCTATGAATGAAGTACTTCCTTCTTTTAGCCGCATACCACCAATTCGCGGCAATGAGTCGCCACGGTCCGGTGTCACCGGTCGTGTTTATCAGGAGATCAAGTCCGCGCTGCATCGCGACATGCTCGCGAAAATCGACTTGGAAAAGCTGCGCAATCTGCAGGATCTCCGCGCGCGTCAGCAGATTCTCGCCGTCATTCAGGACCTGATGACGCAACTCGACACGCCCCTCAGCATGGTCGAGAAAGACCGCCTCTGCCGCGAGGTGCTCGACGAAGTCTTCGGCCTTGGCCCGCTCGAGCCGCTGCTTCAGGACCCGACCATCAACGACATCCTCGTCAACACGCACAACGCCGTGTACGTTGAGCGTTCCGGCGTGCTCGAGAAGACCGGTGTCACCTTCAAGGACCAGGTGCACCTCATGCACATCATCGACAAAATCGTCTCCGCCGTGGGGCGTCGTGTCGATGAATCGTCGCCAATGGTGGACGCACGCCTGGCCGACGGTTCCCGCGTGAACGTTATCATCCCGCCGCTCGCGGTCGACGGTCCCATCCTCTCCATCCGCCGCTTTGGCACCACGCCGCTCGAATCCTCAGATCTGCTTCGGAACGTGACCATCACACCCGAGATGCTGCAGCTTCTTCAGGGAGCCATCAAAGCTCGCCTGAACATCGTGATCTCCGGCGGTACCGGTGCCGGAAAGACCACCCTGCTGAATGTGCTCTCCAGCTTCATCCCCGACACTGAGCGCATCGTCACCATCGAAGACTCGGCCGAACTCCAGCTCAGGCAGCACCACGTTGTTCGCCTCGAGTGCCGCCCCGCCAACCTCGAAGGCCGTGGTGGTGTCCGCCAGCGCGAACTCGTCGTCAACTCTCTTCGCATGCGCCCCGATCGCATCATCGTTGGTGAGGTTCGCGGCGAAGAGGCGCTGGACATGCTGCAGGCCATGAACACCGGCCACGATGGATCCCTCACAACCATTCACGCCAACAGCCCGCGCGACGCCATCGCTCGTATGGAGACCATGGCGATGATGGCGAATCTTAACCTGCCCGAGAAGGCAATCCGTCAGCAAATCGCGTCCGCTGTCGCGATCATCATCCAGATCTCGCGCATGAGTGACGGCACTCGCCGCATCACTCATTTCAGCGAGATCACCGGAATGTCTCAGGATGTCGTCAGCCTCCAGGACATTTTCCGCTTTGAAAAGCGCGGCCTCGGCCCCAACAACAAAGTGATCGGACGCTTCCAGGCCACCGGCATTGTCCCCAAGTTCCTCGAAAAACTTCAGGCCTCCGGAATCGGAGTTCCCATGGATATCTACAACCACGTCGTCGACGTATAG
- a CDS encoding type II and III secretion system protein family protein yields the protein MHIRAGRVLVLAVPLCVASVAVSQTDSVPQSTATPAAAPQTSAETETVHILVGRSIIVTMQARLRKIYVSNPAVIDSTTTEPTQVVITAKAPGSSNVVFWDEDGRSRMLEVSADVDIAGLRAALQQTYPNQPIEARAEEGRVVLSGTVTDQGVADTVLKMAQTYTKEVVNGLLVFTPAHSKQIMLKVRFAEVDRGKMNTFGINILSTGGANTIGTVSTQQFSAPTAGGTVNGSIGAGVQGTTSSFTVGSLLNIFLFRPDLNLGATIEDLETKNVLQILAEPDLLAVSGEPAHFLAGGEFPYPVVQGTQAGGAGAVTIQFRPYGIKLDFTGTIEPDNSIRLKVAPEVSSLDYGNAVTISGFTVPALSTRRAETSVELKDGQSFGIAGLLDSNTTIQMSKIPGIGDIPILGLFFRSHSKNLTTSELLVVVTPTIVDPLGIPSPVPLLPKPVVPALDPNRFDQHFPGAHQVPGTATPIMQR from the coding sequence ATGCACATTCGAGCAGGACGGGTTCTGGTTCTTGCTGTTCCACTTTGCGTTGCGTCGGTTGCAGTATCGCAGACCGATAGCGTTCCTCAATCAACTGCGACCCCGGCCGCGGCTCCTCAGACGTCCGCTGAAACCGAGACCGTTCACATCCTCGTGGGCCGCTCCATCATCGTCACGATGCAGGCGCGGCTTCGCAAAATCTACGTGAGTAATCCCGCCGTGATCGACAGCACTACAACCGAACCGACGCAGGTCGTCATCACCGCAAAGGCGCCGGGCTCCTCCAACGTCGTCTTCTGGGACGAGGACGGCCGTTCGCGCATGCTTGAGGTTTCAGCCGACGTCGATATCGCCGGGTTACGTGCCGCGCTCCAGCAGACCTACCCAAATCAGCCCATCGAGGCTCGCGCTGAAGAAGGCCGAGTTGTTCTCTCCGGCACCGTCACGGATCAAGGCGTCGCCGACACTGTGCTCAAAATGGCGCAGACTTACACCAAAGAAGTCGTCAACGGTCTACTGGTCTTTACGCCGGCGCATAGCAAACAGATCATGCTCAAAGTCCGCTTTGCCGAAGTGGATCGTGGAAAGATGAACACCTTCGGCATCAACATCCTCAGCACGGGCGGAGCCAATACCATCGGCACTGTTTCGACCCAGCAGTTCTCGGCGCCCACGGCGGGGGGCACGGTCAACGGCTCGATAGGCGCTGGAGTTCAGGGCACCACTTCCAGTTTCACCGTCGGCAGCCTGCTCAACATCTTCCTCTTCCGCCCCGATTTGAATCTTGGCGCGACGATCGAAGATCTTGAGACGAAGAATGTCCTTCAGATCCTTGCGGAACCCGACCTGCTCGCTGTCAGCGGAGAACCTGCACACTTTCTCGCCGGTGGCGAATTTCCCTACCCTGTCGTGCAGGGAACGCAGGCCGGAGGGGCCGGCGCAGTTACAATCCAGTTCCGTCCCTACGGCATCAAGCTCGACTTTACTGGTACGATCGAGCCAGATAATTCCATTCGGCTAAAGGTCGCTCCCGAGGTCAGCTCGCTCGATTACGGGAACGCTGTCACGATCTCCGGTTTTACGGTCCCCGCTCTTTCTACGCGCCGTGCTGAGACCTCCGTTGAGTTGAAAGATGGCCAAAGCTTCGGCATCGCCGGGCTACTCGACTCCAACACCACGATCCAGATGAGCAAGATTCCAGGGATCGGGGATATCCCGATTTTGGGCCTCTTCTTTCGCTCGCATTCCAAGAACCTCACGACGTCTGAGCTGCTGGTCGTCGTAACTCCGACAATCGTGGATCCGCTCGGAATACCCAGCCCGGTTCCACTGTTGCCGAAGCCCGTCGTCCCGGCGCTCGATCCGAATCGTTTCGATCAGCATTTCCCGGGGGCTCATCAAGTTCCAGGAACCGCTACACCCATAATGCAGAGATAG
- a CDS encoding A24 family peptidase codes for MGKGFTMQIWLLDGAVLAALLGAWFDVISARIPNRVTYPAILAALLVRFCFLGWHGLLEGLLGMVLCGGAFFLLFVIHAMGGGDVKLMAAVGAWVGYRNAGLALIVCALAGGLIALGYVIVLKRYRATFSNIAAVIRFHATSGLRQNPALNLSSANAVRMPYGLAIAAGAVGTLISTVWKG; via the coding sequence ATGGGCAAGGGGTTCACAATGCAAATCTGGTTGCTCGACGGAGCGGTACTAGCAGCGCTTCTCGGCGCCTGGTTCGATGTCATCTCTGCCCGTATCCCGAACCGGGTCACGTACCCGGCAATTCTCGCCGCGCTTTTGGTTCGTTTCTGTTTTCTCGGCTGGCACGGGCTGCTGGAGGGGCTGCTCGGCATGGTTCTTTGCGGCGGGGCTTTTTTCCTGCTGTTTGTGATTCACGCGATGGGAGGTGGCGACGTCAAGCTCATGGCTGCGGTAGGCGCATGGGTGGGCTATCGCAACGCTGGTTTGGCACTCATCGTATGCGCCCTCGCCGGTGGTCTCATTGCATTGGGATATGTCATCGTTCTCAAGCGATACCGGGCTACCTTCTCCAACATTGCTGCGGTGATTCGTTTTCACGCAACCAGCGGTTTGCGTCAAAACCCGGCGCTGAATCTCTCCAGCGCGAACGCCGTGCGCATGCCCTATGGGCTCGCCATTGCTGCGGGCGCCGTGGGCACGTTGATCTCGACCGTTTGGAAGGGTTGA
- a CDS encoding Flp family type IVb pilin, which produces MTLRNLVSVFHEDESGQDLIEYALICALIALGAIAGMKTVANYINNAFSSIGSQLSSATGQ; this is translated from the coding sequence ATGACTCTTCGCAATCTCGTCTCCGTTTTCCATGAGGACGAATCCGGTCAGGATTTAATCGAGTACGCGCTCATCTGCGCCCTCATCGCTCTTGGTGCCATCGCTGGCATGAAGACCGTCGCCAATTACATCAACAACGCGTTTAGCTCGATCGGCAGCCAGTTGAGCAGCGCTACCGGCCAGTAA
- a CDS encoding AAA family ATPase has translation MFGNSNPDNNQEMSILAIHLDDAAVHVLGRVVASVPGFTLGASLRQYFGEKDASLLRTFREVHPEVCIIDFDRDRPMALETVEYLRRTSLYPMSIFAVSSRMEAEAIIEAMRSGCTEYLEKPLVADRVQDALAQVARKKRDSFVSDVQGKLVTLMGVKGGVGTTTLAVHLAYSLAKRSKRVLLVDHQPELGEVTLHLGLEHHSYGFYELACNLSRMDAELLQGFVLKHESGLEVLASPEGLGATPKTTPEAVQQTLRFLLRMYDYVVVDTDARFDEQNLAIVELSDEFSLIATPQLPAVRATSRYLDYLLRLNFPTSKSQVVLNRWTKKAPLSIETIEKALHRKISLIIPNSDQELAEAISTGIPVSIKSRSDFMQGIGKWTLRLNGSLDTTADNNTEKRINQARSRFNVLGISG, from the coding sequence ATGTTCGGAAACTCGAACCCGGATAACAACCAGGAGATGTCCATCCTGGCGATTCATCTGGACGACGCCGCCGTCCATGTTCTCGGTCGCGTTGTTGCGTCCGTACCTGGCTTCACACTCGGCGCATCGCTTCGGCAATACTTCGGCGAAAAGGATGCGTCGCTCCTCCGCACCTTCCGCGAGGTTCACCCCGAGGTCTGCATCATTGATTTCGACCGTGACCGTCCGATGGCCCTCGAGACCGTCGAGTATCTGCGCCGCACCTCTCTCTATCCGATGTCAATCTTCGCCGTGTCCAGCCGCATGGAGGCCGAGGCCATCATCGAAGCGATGCGCTCAGGCTGCACGGAGTACCTCGAAAAGCCGCTCGTCGCTGACCGCGTTCAGGACGCTCTTGCGCAGGTCGCACGCAAGAAGCGCGACTCCTTCGTCTCTGACGTACAAGGCAAACTCGTCACGCTCATGGGCGTGAAAGGCGGAGTTGGCACGACGACGCTGGCTGTTCATCTCGCCTATTCCCTCGCCAAGCGCAGCAAGAGGGTGCTCCTCGTCGATCACCAGCCGGAATTGGGTGAGGTGACACTGCACCTTGGCCTTGAACACCACAGCTACGGTTTCTACGAGCTCGCCTGCAACCTCAGCCGCATGGATGCCGAACTGCTCCAGGGCTTCGTTCTCAAGCATGAGAGCGGTCTCGAAGTGCTGGCCTCACCCGAGGGGCTCGGAGCGACACCGAAGACCACACCCGAAGCCGTTCAGCAGACCTTGCGCTTCTTGCTTCGAATGTATGACTACGTGGTGGTCGATACCGACGCGCGCTTCGATGAGCAGAACCTCGCTATCGTTGAGCTGAGCGACGAGTTCTCGCTCATCGCCACACCTCAATTGCCTGCTGTCCGCGCAACGTCGCGCTATCTCGACTATCTATTGCGTCTGAATTTTCCGACATCTAAATCGCAGGTCGTCCTCAACCGATGGACAAAGAAAGCTCCCTTGTCGATCGAAACGATCGAGAAGGCCTTGCACAGAAAAATTTCACTCATCATTCCCAACTCTGACCAGGAGCTTGCGGAAGCGATCTCAACCGGAATCCCGGTCTCCATCAAGTCACGATCCGATTTCATGCAGGGCATCGGTAAGTGGACGCTCCGACTCAACGGCTCACTGGACACGACAGCCGACAACAACACCGAGAAGCGAATCAATCAAGCGCGCTCTCGTTTCAACGTTCTCGGAATTTCGGGATAG
- a CDS encoding type II secretion system F family protein — protein MSLLLLFVFILAAVFTVVVVFTQPTRAEKLAHSRLEAAAGRGPANISQRVDILRRDSYSTIPWLNRLFGKLTPASRLQKLLVEADLNWSVGRLLLGSLTALLVVYWTCEILSVNPLVIPLLVFISFVAPYAYVLARRRRQFKKFASLLPDAMDLVSRALQAGHSLTAALDLVGQEIADPVGKEFRRVSEEQNLGLPLRDALLNLADRVPVPDVQFLVAAMLIQRETGGNLVEVLDKTTALLRERIRLQGEIRIYTAQGRLTGWILCVLPIVMFFALNALNPNYTAPLLNEPVGRHLLVAGGVFMVFGIIVIRSIVRIKV, from the coding sequence ATGTCTCTCCTTCTTCTCTTCGTCTTCATTCTCGCGGCTGTCTTCACCGTGGTAGTGGTGTTCACTCAGCCAACGCGTGCGGAAAAACTCGCCCATTCGCGACTCGAAGCCGCCGCCGGTCGCGGTCCTGCGAACATCTCACAGCGTGTCGATATTCTTCGCCGTGATTCCTACAGCACGATCCCGTGGCTCAATCGACTGTTCGGCAAACTCACGCCCGCATCGCGGCTTCAGAAGCTCCTCGTCGAAGCTGACCTGAATTGGTCGGTGGGCCGCCTCTTGCTCGGTTCGCTCACGGCGCTTCTAGTCGTTTACTGGACTTGCGAGATCCTCTCCGTTAATCCGCTCGTCATTCCACTCCTCGTCTTCATCTCATTCGTCGCGCCCTATGCGTATGTCCTCGCTCGACGCAGGCGCCAGTTCAAAAAATTCGCTTCACTGCTCCCTGATGCAATGGACCTGGTCTCGCGCGCGCTCCAGGCCGGCCATTCCCTCACAGCCGCACTTGATCTCGTCGGCCAGGAGATCGCCGACCCGGTCGGCAAAGAGTTCCGCCGCGTCTCCGAAGAGCAAAATCTTGGTCTCCCGCTTCGTGACGCTCTGTTGAATCTCGCGGACCGCGTACCCGTTCCCGACGTGCAATTCCTCGTCGCCGCAATGCTCATACAGCGCGAGACAGGCGGCAATCTCGTTGAGGTCCTCGACAAGACGACAGCGCTGCTGCGCGAGCGAATCCGCCTGCAAGGCGAGATTCGTATCTATACCGCGCAAGGACGCCTGACCGGTTGGATCCTCTGCGTGCTCCCGATCGTCATGTTCTTCGCACTCAATGCGCTCAACCCCAATTACACAGCTCCCCTGCTCAACGAGCCGGTCGGCCGTCACCTGCTGGTTGCCGGCGGCGTGTTCATGGTCTTTGGAATTATCGTCATTCGCAGCATCGTCCGCATCAAGGTGTAG